Proteins from a genomic interval of Aquabacterium sp. J223:
- a CDS encoding TetR/AcrR family transcriptional regulator: protein MAAEKLFALRGFHAVSIRDIAGEADVPIGLVGYYYGAKHELYHAIFESWAPTMAARLDALRLSCEEPDPSTRLNRILEAFVGPILDLHQHPKGQYYALMAARDLVAPTPEADRVHREFFDPLANAFIDGLMTTVPNASRGRVAWCYQFTLGALLHFLTDQRVERLSNAENRASDPAAKVELLTFIGGGCQALLGVSRK from the coding sequence ATGGCGGCGGAGAAGCTCTTCGCGCTTCGCGGGTTTCACGCCGTGTCGATCCGGGACATCGCCGGCGAGGCGGACGTCCCGATCGGCCTCGTCGGCTACTACTACGGCGCCAAGCACGAGCTCTACCACGCCATCTTCGAGTCCTGGGCGCCGACGATGGCGGCCCGGCTGGACGCCTTGCGCCTGTCCTGCGAGGAGCCGGATCCGAGTACCCGGTTGAATCGCATCTTGGAGGCCTTCGTGGGTCCCATCTTGGACCTGCACCAGCACCCCAAAGGGCAGTACTACGCGCTGATGGCGGCCCGGGATCTCGTGGCGCCCACGCCGGAAGCGGACCGCGTGCACCGGGAGTTCTTCGATCCCTTGGCCAACGCCTTCATCGACGGGTTGATGACCACGGTCCCGAACGCCAGCCGTGGCCGGGTGGCATGGTGCTACCAGTTCACGCTGGGCGCGTTGCTGCACTTCCTCACCGACCAGCGCGTCGAGCGGCTCTCGAACGCCGAGAACCGGGCGTCCGACCCGGCTGCCAAGGTTGAACTGCTGACCTTCATCGGTGGCGGCTGCCAGGCCCTGCTGGGCGTGAGCCGGAAGTAG
- a CDS encoding VCBS repeat-containing protein, producing MHKRWGLGLLAGMAAASVGAAVPALPNVTGPVPDPDPVLGPMFAGLRPSLTPGHQLSDFQYVTEEYWISGMGCSVPYKTRIVVRRPADPARFSGVVVAEPLHRGGNALIFNFSRFGLMQRGHIGVEIDARSINLNNANNPLQSLQPFNPTRYGAVGNTNVSTGFVLAPNNAGQANEVLAQVGRLIKSNVAANPLRQWGVQRVVMAGTSDASEVVRQYLAGATGAGCDGTLGHASLRMPDGGPVFDGFFRGSILNRVPTPALADVPHIEMPTQFELHSSNGFRKPDSDAADNRYRLYEVSGMAHNDSRDNAGFDPRFPGGQQCDPVMSRFHFPAFYFLGLQHVIDWTYGRTPPVAPSRMGVDDNLAGDGTRVATDALGNATGGVRSTYLDVPLFRYRTPGTGPGSLCSQIAQQFRFDDETARRLHLNPRHYADKWKQRLGQLLDEGWVPPEYADEVRADAREYWDNGPEAVFWRRGRELAVWRLDGERLVASGVLPAVPPGWDIAARGDLDGDGQLDLVLHHARGDVAVWLVQGTGLKAQLALPTVRPGARLVGSGDVDGDGFADLVWQLPGQGLSVQRIRPGGAPGAVALPPAAPGWRLAGVGDVDGDGRADLLHAGPDGQLAVWRLDDSGAARSEPVVARLPRGTTVLALADVTGDGRADLLLQHAGGGLSLWAMRGAQVTSDRPLPTLPGGWRLSAQGDFDRDGREDLVWQAADGRNVVWFMGATGVLRSAYTASSEPGWSPAQP from the coding sequence ATGCACAAGCGATGGGGCCTGGGCCTGCTGGCCGGCATGGCGGCGGCGAGTGTGGGTGCGGCCGTGCCCGCCCTGCCCAACGTGACCGGACCGGTGCCCGATCCGGACCCGGTGCTGGGGCCGATGTTCGCCGGCCTGCGGCCGAGCCTGACGCCGGGCCACCAGCTGAGCGACTTCCAGTACGTCACCGAGGAGTACTGGATCAGCGGCATGGGCTGTTCCGTGCCGTACAAGACCCGCATCGTCGTGCGCCGCCCGGCCGATCCGGCGCGCTTCAGTGGCGTGGTGGTGGCCGAGCCTCTGCACCGCGGCGGCAACGCACTGATCTTCAACTTCAGCCGCTTCGGTCTCATGCAGCGCGGCCACATCGGCGTCGAGATCGACGCGCGCAGCATCAACCTCAACAACGCCAACAACCCGCTGCAATCGCTGCAGCCGTTCAACCCCACCCGCTACGGCGCGGTGGGCAACACCAACGTCAGCACCGGCTTCGTGCTGGCGCCCAACAACGCCGGCCAGGCCAACGAGGTGCTGGCGCAGGTGGGGCGGCTGATCAAGTCCAACGTGGCCGCCAACCCGCTGCGGCAGTGGGGCGTGCAGCGGGTGGTGATGGCCGGCACCTCGGACGCGTCCGAGGTCGTCCGCCAGTACCTCGCCGGCGCCACCGGCGCCGGCTGCGACGGCACGCTCGGCCACGCCTCGCTGCGCATGCCCGACGGCGGCCCGGTGTTCGACGGCTTCTTCCGCGGCTCCATCCTCAACCGGGTGCCGACGCCCGCGCTGGCCGACGTGCCGCACATCGAGATGCCCACGCAGTTCGAACTGCACAGCAGCAACGGCTTCCGCAAGCCGGACAGCGATGCCGCCGACAACCGGTACCGGCTGTACGAGGTCTCCGGCATGGCGCACAACGACAGCCGCGACAACGCCGGCTTCGACCCGCGCTTCCCCGGCGGCCAGCAGTGCGACCCGGTGATGAGCCGCTTCCACTTCCCGGCGTTCTACTTCCTCGGGCTGCAGCACGTCATCGACTGGACCTACGGCCGCACGCCGCCGGTGGCGCCGTCGCGCATGGGCGTGGACGACAACCTGGCCGGCGACGGCACCCGCGTCGCCACGGACGCCCTGGGCAACGCCACCGGCGGCGTGCGCTCGACCTACCTCGACGTGCCGCTGTTCCGCTACCGCACGCCGGGCACCGGCCCGGGCAGCCTGTGCAGCCAGATCGCGCAGCAGTTCCGCTTCGACGACGAGACGGCGCGCCGGCTGCACCTCAACCCGCGCCACTACGCCGACAAGTGGAAGCAGCGGCTCGGGCAGTTGCTCGACGAGGGCTGGGTGCCGCCGGAGTACGCCGACGAGGTCCGCGCCGACGCCCGCGAGTACTGGGACAACGGCCCCGAGGCGGTGTTCTGGCGCCGCGGCCGCGAGCTGGCCGTGTGGCGGCTCGACGGCGAGCGACTCGTCGCAAGCGGCGTGCTGCCGGCCGTGCCGCCCGGCTGGGACATCGCCGCCCGCGGCGACCTCGACGGCGACGGACAGCTCGACCTGGTGCTGCACCACGCCCGCGGCGACGTCGCGGTCTGGCTGGTCCAGGGCACCGGCCTGAAGGCACAGCTGGCCCTGCCGACGGTGCGGCCGGGGGCCCGCCTGGTGGGCAGCGGCGACGTCGACGGCGATGGCTTCGCCGACCTGGTGTGGCAGCTGCCGGGGCAGGGCCTGTCGGTGCAGCGCATCCGTCCGGGCGGCGCACCGGGCGCCGTGGCGCTGCCGCCGGCGGCCCCGGGCTGGCGCCTGGCCGGCGTCGGCGACGTCGATGGCGACGGCCGGGCCGACCTGCTGCACGCCGGCCCCGATGGCCAGCTGGCCGTCTGGCGCCTGGACGACAGCGGCGCCGCACGCAGCGAGCCGGTCGTGGCACGGCTGCCCCGCGGCACCACCGTGCTGGCGCTGGCCGACGTGACCGGCGACGGCCGCGCCGACCTGCTGCTGCAGCACGCCGGCGGCGGGCTGTCGCTGTGGGCGATGCGCGGTGCCCAGGTGACGTCGGACCGGCCGTTGCCGACGCTGCCCGGCGGCTGGCGCCTGTCCGCGCAGGGCGACTTCGACCGCGACGGCCGGGAGGACCTGGTCTGGCAGGCGGCGGACGGCCGCAACGTGGTCTGGTTCATGGGCGCGACCGGCGTGCTGCGCAGCGCCTACACGGCCAGCAGCGAACCCGGCTGGTCGCCGGCCCAGCCCTGA
- a CDS encoding CoA transferase produces the protein MQDLIEAELAKAPVADWCARFDAAGVPAGPVNSAGQALEHPQVRAVGMVIDVPDGEGGMARGIGNPITLNGKAEAATTPAPKVGEHSRAVLRELGLSHAEIDGLVAAGVVQVAGH, from the coding sequence CTGCAGGACCTGATCGAAGCGGAACTGGCCAAGGCCCCGGTCGCGGACTGGTGCGCCCGCTTCGACGCCGCCGGCGTGCCCGCCGGGCCGGTGAACAGCGCGGGCCAGGCGCTCGAGCACCCGCAGGTGCGCGCGGTCGGCATGGTGATCGACGTGCCCGACGGCGAGGGCGGCATGGCGCGGGGCATCGGCAACCCGATCACCCTGAACGGCAAGGCCGAAGCGGCCACCACGCCGGCGCCCAAGGTCGGCGAGCACAGCCGTGCCGTGCTGCGGGAGCTCGGGCTGTCGCACGCGGAGATCGACGGCCTCGTGGCGGCCGGCGTGGTGCAGGTCGCGGGTCACTGA
- a CDS encoding tannase/feruloyl esterase family alpha/beta hydrolase, which translates to MSALHTRTFVAALGSGLLLAACGGGDDDRRVVQHDVACTALPTTFQGTVDAVRITSATEVAATATVPAYCDVRGTIKGNVKFAVHLPKAWNGRYQMVGNGGKAGTISFPAMVTAVQQGYASASTDTGHDAAVPAQSGARFGYDAEFGDEMEIDFGYRAVNLTARATKEIVNAHYPRDLAYAYWNGCSTGGRQGLMEAQRFPEDFDGYVVGAPVYDYTRQQLSAPALLQHLYKNGIAGGSALPPAKRDLIGNIVYNGNGGNYAGCDALDGVQDGQIRNPLKCNFDPAVHVPACGATNGPNCLTASELAAVQGVYAGRPAVGVHPLPVGSENTSGGWSQWLVSTGTPGLHTVMVDAFQYLLFQPDRPTFDYLTQLDWTNDLTKLDKAKQLYNATQADLRSFAAAGKKIVMYHGWTDPGVNPMGTLEYKTKVEAASGGSAAVAGFLRLYLVPGLGHCSGGPGHTEVDWMAAVSDWVEKGQAPTAIVGRKPNSTSTRPHCPHPQEAVYAGSGDVNSAASYTCAVVP; encoded by the coding sequence ATGTCAGCGCTTCACACCCGAACGTTCGTCGCCGCCCTGGGCAGCGGCCTGCTGCTCGCCGCCTGCGGCGGCGGCGACGACGATCGCCGCGTCGTTCAGCACGACGTCGCCTGCACGGCCTTGCCCACCACCTTCCAGGGCACGGTCGACGCCGTGAGGATCACCTCGGCGACCGAGGTTGCCGCAACGGCCACCGTGCCGGCCTACTGCGACGTGCGCGGCACGATCAAGGGCAACGTCAAGTTCGCCGTCCACCTGCCCAAGGCCTGGAACGGCCGCTACCAGATGGTGGGCAACGGCGGCAAGGCGGGCACCATCTCGTTCCCCGCCATGGTCACCGCCGTGCAGCAGGGCTACGCCAGCGCCTCCACCGACACCGGCCACGACGCCGCGGTGCCGGCGCAGAGCGGTGCCCGCTTCGGCTACGACGCCGAGTTCGGCGACGAGATGGAGATCGACTTCGGCTACCGGGCGGTCAACCTCACCGCCCGCGCCACCAAGGAGATCGTCAACGCCCACTACCCGCGCGACCTGGCCTACGCCTACTGGAACGGCTGCTCCACCGGCGGCCGGCAGGGCCTGATGGAGGCCCAGCGCTTCCCCGAGGACTTCGACGGCTACGTCGTCGGCGCGCCGGTCTACGACTACACCCGCCAGCAGCTCTCGGCGCCGGCCCTGCTGCAGCACCTCTACAAGAACGGCATCGCCGGCGGCTCGGCCCTGCCGCCGGCCAAGCGCGACCTCATCGGCAACATCGTCTACAACGGCAACGGCGGCAACTACGCCGGCTGCGACGCGCTGGACGGCGTGCAGGACGGGCAGATCCGCAACCCGCTGAAGTGCAACTTCGATCCCGCGGTGCACGTGCCGGCCTGCGGCGCCACCAACGGCCCCAACTGCCTCACGGCGTCGGAGCTGGCGGCGGTGCAGGGCGTGTACGCCGGCCGGCCCGCGGTGGGCGTGCACCCGCTGCCGGTGGGCTCGGAGAACACCAGCGGCGGCTGGAGCCAGTGGCTGGTCAGCACCGGCACGCCGGGGCTGCACACGGTGATGGTCGACGCCTTCCAGTACCTGCTGTTCCAGCCCGACCGGCCGACCTTCGACTACCTGACGCAGCTCGACTGGACCAACGACCTGACCAAGCTGGACAAGGCCAAGCAGCTCTACAACGCCACCCAGGCCGACCTGCGCAGCTTCGCCGCCGCGGGCAAGAAGATCGTCATGTACCACGGCTGGACCGACCCCGGCGTCAACCCGATGGGCACCCTCGAGTACAAGACCAAGGTCGAGGCGGCCTCGGGCGGCAGCGCCGCGGTCGCAGGCTTCCTGCGGCTGTACCTGGTGCCCGGCCTGGGCCACTGCAGCGGCGGCCCCGGCCACACCGAGGTCGACTGGATGGCCGCCGTCAGCGACTGGGTGGAGAAAGGCCAGGCGCCGACCGCCATCGTCGGACGCAAGCCCAACTCGACCAGCACCCGGCCGCACTGCCCGCACCCGCAGGAGGCGGTGTACGCGGGCAGCGGCGACGTCAACAGCGCCGCCAGCTACACCTGCGCCGTGGTGCCCTGA
- a CDS encoding cyclase family protein codes for MPRRFIDLSIYLENEVASDPPGLEPHIQYFAHDSSYEQIAPFFPGLRKEDLPDGEGWAVELVRLSTHNGTHLDAPYHFHSTMDKALGAQRSAISIDEVPLEWCFQPGVKLDFRHFEDGYVVTAADVDAELARIQHRLKPLEIVMVNTSAGQRYGQRDYVSAGCGMGREATLYLLERGVRLTGTDAWSWDAPFVHTAKKYRETGDASLIWEGHKAGRDIGYCHLEKLHNLESLPAHGFYVSCFPHKIRGASAGWTRAVAIFDDALTAADAAAS; via the coding sequence ATGCCCAGACGCTTCATCGACCTTTCCATCTACCTTGAAAACGAGGTCGCTTCGGACCCGCCGGGACTGGAGCCGCACATCCAGTACTTTGCGCACGACAGCAGCTACGAGCAGATTGCCCCTTTTTTTCCTGGGCTTCGCAAGGAGGACCTTCCCGATGGCGAAGGCTGGGCGGTGGAACTGGTTCGGCTGTCGACGCACAACGGTACGCACCTCGACGCGCCCTATCACTTCCACAGCACCATGGACAAGGCCCTGGGCGCGCAGCGCTCGGCCATCTCCATCGACGAGGTGCCGTTGGAGTGGTGTTTCCAACCCGGCGTGAAGCTTGATTTCCGCCATTTCGAGGACGGCTATGTCGTCACCGCGGCCGACGTGGACGCGGAACTGGCCCGCATCCAGCACCGACTCAAGCCGCTGGAGATTGTCATGGTCAACACGAGCGCGGGCCAGCGCTATGGCCAACGCGACTACGTCAGCGCCGGCTGCGGGATGGGGCGTGAGGCGACGCTGTACCTGCTGGAGCGTGGTGTTCGCCTGACCGGCACCGACGCCTGGAGTTGGGACGCTCCCTTCGTGCACACGGCCAAGAAGTATCGCGAGACCGGCGATGCATCCCTCATATGGGAGGGCCACAAGGCAGGCCGCGACATCGGCTACTGCCACCTGGAGAAGCTGCACAATCTCGAGTCGTTGCCGGCGCATGGCTTCTACGTCAGCTGCTTCCCCCACAAGATCCGCGGTGCCTCCGCGGGCTGGACCCGTGCGGTGGCCATCTTCGACGATGCCCTGACCGCGGCGGATGCGGCGGCGTCCTGA
- a CDS encoding Bug family tripartite tricarboxylate transporter substrate binding protein, translated as MPDIKPIAIARRPLLLGTLLWAASGAAMAQPAYPEKPVRLVVPYAPGAAADQLGRAVSERLAQALGQPVVVDNRAGAGGTLGSDNVAKAAPDGYSIVLGTDASHATNIFVAKRFPYDPIKSFTPIAPAAINHIVLVVHPSLPVKSVAELIAYAKAHPNKLSFGSSGPGSAHHLAGELLKETAGIDMVHVAYKGGGPAMTDLLGNNIPMVFASMATARPHIDAGKVRALAVVEGKRFHGLPNLPTVGETVPGYAIESWFAFFGPAGMPPAVTARLNGEINRALAQPALREGLEKAGMSATGGKAEDLAAFLRTELARREKLVKAAGIEPE; from the coding sequence ATGCCGGACATCAAGCCGATCGCCATCGCGCGCCGCCCGTTGCTGCTGGGAACCTTGCTGTGGGCCGCGTCCGGCGCGGCCATGGCCCAGCCGGCCTATCCGGAAAAGCCGGTTCGCCTGGTCGTGCCCTACGCGCCGGGTGCGGCCGCCGACCAACTCGGCCGTGCGGTCAGCGAGCGCCTCGCCCAGGCGCTGGGCCAGCCGGTGGTGGTGGACAACCGGGCGGGCGCCGGCGGCACGCTCGGGTCCGACAACGTGGCCAAGGCGGCGCCCGACGGCTACTCGATCGTCCTGGGCACCGACGCCTCGCACGCCACCAACATCTTCGTGGCCAAGCGGTTTCCGTACGACCCCATCAAGAGCTTCACGCCCATCGCCCCGGCGGCCATCAACCACATCGTGCTGGTGGTCCACCCGTCGCTGCCGGTGAAGTCCGTGGCGGAGCTGATCGCCTATGCCAAGGCCCATCCGAACAAGCTCAGCTTCGGCAGTTCCGGCCCGGGGTCGGCCCACCACCTGGCGGGTGAACTGCTCAAGGAGACGGCGGGCATCGACATGGTCCACGTCGCCTACAAGGGCGGCGGGCCGGCGATGACGGACCTGCTGGGCAACAACATCCCGATGGTGTTCGCCAGCATGGCCACGGCGCGGCCGCACATCGATGCCGGCAAGGTGCGGGCGCTGGCGGTGGTGGAGGGCAAGCGGTTCCATGGCCTGCCGAACCTGCCGACGGTCGGTGAAACCGTTCCCGGTTACGCCATCGAGTCGTGGTTCGCCTTCTTCGGGCCGGCCGGGATGCCGCCGGCCGTCACCGCCCGGCTCAACGGCGAGATCAACAGGGCGCTGGCCCAGCCGGCGCTGCGCGAGGGTCTGGAAAAGGCCGGCATGTCGGCCACGGGCGGCAAGGCCGAAGACCTCGCGGCGTTCCTGCGGACCGAGCTCGCACGTCGCGAAAAGCTGGTGAAGGCGGCCGGCATCGAGCCGGAGTGA
- a CDS encoding IclR family transcriptional regulator translates to MAPPVKSAQRVLELLEFFAEERRPAGVGVIAQALGWPQSSTSVLLKGLADTGFFDHDGRTGMYVPNVRIALATAWLQEHLYSEHNLLRLMESVLERTGHTVMIGTRRGVQVRYLHVLQATREGRFIAKTGSLRPLFRSAAGKVLLTTISEREMAMLLRKANALEADPAQRLAFDAVRREIAQVRRSGHAISLGTSMAGAAALAVLIPVARDREPMSLSVGGPLREIEAERDHLVAVLRHAVEPIRLASAG, encoded by the coding sequence ATGGCACCACCGGTGAAATCCGCGCAGCGGGTGCTCGAACTGCTGGAGTTCTTCGCCGAGGAGCGCCGTCCGGCGGGGGTCGGCGTCATCGCGCAGGCCCTGGGCTGGCCGCAGTCCAGCACGTCGGTGCTGCTGAAGGGTCTGGCCGACACCGGCTTCTTCGACCATGACGGGCGCACCGGGATGTACGTTCCGAACGTGCGCATCGCGCTGGCCACCGCCTGGCTGCAGGAGCATCTGTACAGCGAGCACAACCTGCTGCGCCTGATGGAAAGCGTGCTCGAGCGCACCGGCCACACCGTGATGATCGGGACGCGCCGCGGCGTCCAGGTGCGCTACCTGCACGTGCTGCAGGCCACGCGCGAAGGCCGCTTCATCGCCAAGACCGGGTCGCTGAGGCCGCTCTTCCGCAGCGCGGCCGGCAAGGTGCTGCTGACCACGATCTCGGAACGCGAGATGGCCATGCTGCTGCGCAAGGCCAACGCACTGGAGGCGGACCCTGCGCAGCGGCTGGCGTTCGACGCCGTGCGGCGGGAGATCGCGCAGGTGCGCCGAAGCGGCCACGCGATTTCGTTGGGCACGTCGATGGCCGGTGCGGCGGCGCTGGCGGTGCTGATCCCGGTGGCACGGGACCGGGAACCGATGAGCCTGAGCGTGGGCGGTCCGCTGCGCGAGATCGAGGCCGAGCGCGACCACCTGGTGGCGGTGCTGCGCCATGCCGTGGAGCCGATCCGCTTGGCATCGGCTGGCTGA
- a CDS encoding LysR family transcriptional regulator, with protein MRHLDTHWLDVFVAIYETASVTRAAERLDMGQGSASTTLAKLRRHFDDPLFCRTASGMEPTAKGRALYPLLRSALADLERAETTLACFEPATSTRRFRLCVSDMSEAGLLSALANTITRQAPGVTLDVQRSTPDTKRLMDSGEIDLAVGYLPALEGLVQEAVLFEQGFVCLAARGHPRVDGRIDVAGYEAEGHVGIHGPLAVQSVVDRGLLRHGVKRRVVLGLPSHVGVGRVVACTELLATVPELLGHRLCEEHPLQQLEVPVPLARYSLKQFWHPRFDLDPGNVWMRGLVTDHFRVLRHSGIMRGRSATMRLPADPPARVGSA; from the coding sequence ATGCGCCACCTCGACACCCACTGGCTCGACGTCTTCGTCGCCATCTATGAAACAGCCAGTGTCACGCGCGCCGCCGAGCGCCTGGACATGGGCCAGGGGTCGGCCAGCACCACCCTGGCCAAGCTGCGCCGCCACTTCGACGACCCGCTGTTCTGCCGCACGGCAAGCGGCATGGAGCCCACCGCCAAGGGCCGGGCGCTGTACCCCTTGTTGCGCAGTGCACTGGCCGACCTGGAGCGGGCCGAGACCACGCTGGCCTGCTTCGAGCCGGCCACCTCGACCCGGCGCTTCCGGCTGTGCGTGTCGGACATGTCCGAGGCCGGTCTGCTCAGCGCGCTGGCCAACACCATCACGCGGCAGGCACCGGGCGTCACCTTGGACGTGCAGCGCAGCACGCCGGACACCAAGCGGCTGATGGACAGCGGCGAGATCGACCTGGCCGTCGGCTACCTGCCCGCGCTGGAGGGGCTGGTGCAGGAGGCGGTGCTGTTCGAGCAGGGCTTCGTCTGCCTGGCGGCACGCGGGCACCCGCGGGTCGACGGCCGCATCGACGTCGCCGGCTACGAAGCGGAGGGGCATGTCGGCATCCACGGACCGCTGGCGGTGCAGTCGGTGGTCGACCGCGGGCTGTTGCGGCACGGCGTGAAGCGCCGGGTGGTGCTGGGGCTGCCCAGCCATGTCGGCGTCGGCCGGGTGGTGGCCTGCACCGAACTGCTGGCCACGGTGCCCGAACTGCTCGGCCACCGGCTGTGCGAGGAGCACCCGCTGCAGCAACTGGAGGTGCCGGTGCCGCTGGCCCGCTACAGCCTCAAGCAGTTCTGGCACCCGCGCTTCGACCTGGACCCGGGCAACGTCTGGATGCGCGGCCTGGTCACCGACCACTTCCGCGTGCTGCGGCACAGCGGGATCATGCGCGGCCGGTCCGCCACCATGCGGCTGCCGGCCGACCCGCCGGCCCGGGTGGGCAGCGCCTGA
- a CDS encoding enoyl-CoA hydratase/isomerase family protein: MSEGHIPGLEVDGPVATIRLRRPAQRNSLRDEDLRALLTMFGQLDADPAVRVVVLTGETTAQKRPVFCAGYHVAGFDDATHDPQLFERVPDALERLRPITVCALNGSVYGGATDLVLACDLRLALAGCEWRMPAAALGLHYYPSGLRRYVSRLGLAGAKRAFLTAQALPVEALAASGLFESVVPAEAFDGALASLVGTVAALAPLAAQATKQSLNEIAAGRADEAAWRAREQLTQRSADFAEGRAAFAERRPPRFTGR, from the coding sequence ATGAGCGAAGGGCACATCCCCGGTCTCGAGGTCGACGGCCCGGTGGCCACGATCCGCCTGCGCCGGCCGGCGCAGCGCAACAGCCTGCGCGACGAGGACCTGCGTGCGCTGCTGACCATGTTCGGCCAGCTCGACGCCGACCCGGCGGTGCGCGTCGTCGTGCTGACGGGTGAGACCACGGCGCAGAAGCGCCCGGTGTTCTGCGCCGGCTACCACGTCGCCGGCTTCGACGACGCCACCCACGACCCGCAGCTGTTCGAGCGCGTGCCCGATGCGCTCGAGCGCCTGCGCCCGATCACCGTGTGCGCGCTCAACGGCAGCGTCTACGGCGGCGCCACCGACCTGGTGCTGGCCTGCGACCTGCGCCTGGCGCTGGCCGGCTGCGAATGGCGCATGCCGGCCGCGGCGCTGGGCCTGCACTACTACCCCAGCGGCCTGCGGCGCTATGTCTCCCGCCTCGGCCTGGCCGGCGCGAAGCGGGCCTTCCTGACCGCGCAGGCGTTGCCGGTGGAGGCGCTGGCCGCGTCGGGGCTTTTCGAATCGGTCGTCCCCGCCGAGGCCTTCGACGGCGCCCTCGCGTCGCTGGTCGGCACCGTGGCCGCGCTGGCCCCGCTGGCGGCGCAGGCCACCAAGCAGTCGCTCAACGAGATCGCCGCCGGCCGGGCCGACGAGGCCGCTTGGCGCGCCCGCGAGCAACTGACCCAGCGCAGCGCCGATTTCGCCGAAGGCCGTGCCGCCTTCGCCGAGCGCCGTCCGCCGCGCTTCACCGGTCGTTGA